The Pseudomonadota bacterium genome segment GCGCTCAGCGCTACAATGTGGCCTACGCGGCGGTGGTGACGGCCCAGCGCTTCGGACCACTCGATGCGTCGCTGAAACGGGTGCTCGAGCGCCTGGAGGTCGAGGCGATGACGCTCTTCGACCAGGGCTACACGCTGCGCGAGAGCGATCCAGGGCGCGCTCGGGCGATCTGGCAGCGCGTGATGCAGATGGTGCCGCCGGGCAGCCGCGCCTACCAGAAGGCCTACACCTGGCTCAACAGCTCAGCGCCGCGCTATTCCGACGAGGACGAGGACTGAGCGTCGCAAGCCGCCTTGCGGCCCGCGAGCACCTCGCGCACCCGGAGCTCGAGCGCCTCCAGCGTGAAGGGCTTGTCGAGATAGGCATCGGCGCCATAGAGCGGCGAGGTCAGGGCGTTGATCCCCTGACCGATCCCCGTCAGCATCAGCACGCCGACCCCCGCGAGCGCCTCGTCGCGGCGCAGGTCGCGCGCGACCTCCCAGCCGCTCTTGCCGGGCATCATCACGTCGAGCACCACGAGCTGCGGGCGGTGCTCGTCGATCAGCGCCAGCGCCTGGTCGCCGTCGCTGGCCTCGATCGTGCGGTAGCCAGCCTTCTGCAGGCTGGTGCGCACGATGCCGCGGGTTTCGCCGTCGTCGTCGGCGATCAGGATCAACGGTGCTGCGGTGGTGTCGCTCATGGGGACCTTCGGCGGCGAGCGCGATCTTCGACGGAGCAGGCGCCAAAGGTCAAGCTGGCTGGCGCGGGTCGCGCTGCCGCAGCGCCGCAAGCAGGCCCTCGCCCTCGAGGCAGCGCCAAGGGACCGTGCGCTAGAACCCAAGGTCCATCTGCGCCCAGCGTAGATACTCGCGTTGCGCCGAGCGCTGCAGGCGCGTCAGGACACGCAGGCGCTTCTCGTAGGCGCGGTGCAAGGGTGGCACCTCGACGTCGTCATAATCGTAGACCACCACCTCGCTCTTATTCGGCGAGGGCTGCAGCAGGGCGCCGACGATGCGCTCGAGCTTGCGTGCATACGAGAAGGGAAAGGCCACGAAGAGCGCTCCCCCGCGCGCCACCGGCAGCGATTCGCTGACGATCTGCCCGCTGGCCAGCAGCACGCTGAGCT includes the following:
- a CDS encoding response regulator, whose product is MSDTTAAPLILIADDDGETRGIVRTSLQKAGYRTIEASDGDQALALIDEHRPQLVVLDVMMPGKSGWEVARDLRRDEALAGVGVLMLTGIGQGINALTSPLYGADAYLDKPFTLEALELRVREVLAGRKAACDAQSSSSSE